In the Flavobacterium pallidum genome, one interval contains:
- a CDS encoding Bax inhibitor-1/YccA family protein, translating to MEYQNTTLVAYASEVQKAEFYKKTYLHVALAILAFIGVETILINTVPSEVIGNLFSGRFIWLFIIGMFWLGSMLSSKLAFAATRSQQYMGLALYVLIEALIFLPMLVIAMYYTGSTAVITQAAIITLFMFGGLTAVVFFTKTDFSFLRSALIISGFIALGLIVAGALFGFELGLWFSVGMVIVASGSILYQTSQIKDQYGTEQYVGAALQLFSSVMLLFWYVLRILMSRK from the coding sequence ATGGAATACCAAAACACGACTTTGGTGGCATACGCTTCTGAAGTACAGAAAGCGGAATTTTACAAAAAGACTTATTTGCATGTTGCGTTGGCCATACTGGCATTTATCGGGGTGGAAACCATCCTGATCAATACCGTGCCGAGTGAAGTCATTGGCAATTTATTCAGTGGCAGGTTCATCTGGCTGTTCATTATCGGGATGTTTTGGCTTGGCTCGATGTTGTCATCCAAACTCGCTTTTGCGGCCACGCGTTCGCAGCAGTATATGGGATTGGCATTGTACGTATTGATAGAAGCGCTGATTTTCCTTCCGATGCTCGTTATCGCCATGTATTATACCGGGAGCACGGCTGTAATTACCCAGGCGGCCATTATTACGTTATTCATGTTCGGCGGGTTGACAGCAGTCGTATTTTTTACAAAAACCGATTTTTCATTCCTGAGATCTGCATTGATCATAAGCGGATTTATTGCATTGGGATTGATTGTTGCCGGTGCGCTGTTCGGATTCGAACTTGGGCTGTGGTTTTCCGTAGGAATGGTGATTGTGGCCAGTGGCAGCATCCTCTATCAAACCAGCCAGATTAAGGACCAATATGGCACCGAGCAATACGTGGGCGCAGCATTGCAGTTGTTTTCTTCGGTGATGCTCTTGTTCTGGTATGTACTCAGGATTTTGATGAGCAGGAAATAA
- a CDS encoding YciE/YciF ferroxidase family protein codes for MKTTTKAPAKKTAATKTAATKTAMTKTPASKTAAFKTPATPKGTVKPKSSAAEGLTELFEDSLKDIYWAEKALTKALPKMAKNATSAELVTALEDHLAQTQEHVQRLEGVFKSIGQKAVAKKCDAMDGLIKEGEGIMEETELGVVRDAGIIAASQKIEHYEIATYGTLAAFAKTLGHDEALQLLVMTLEEEKQADSLLTQIAESHINLDAAAEDK; via the coding sequence ATGAAGACAACAACCAAAGCACCGGCAAAAAAAACCGCTGCAACCAAAACCGCTGCAACCAAAACTGCCATGACGAAAACGCCTGCTTCGAAGACAGCTGCGTTCAAAACTCCGGCCACGCCTAAAGGAACCGTAAAACCAAAATCGTCTGCCGCTGAAGGCCTCACCGAATTGTTCGAAGACAGCCTGAAAGACATCTATTGGGCTGAAAAGGCACTCACCAAGGCCCTGCCCAAGATGGCTAAAAATGCCACTTCGGCGGAATTGGTAACGGCACTGGAAGACCACCTTGCACAAACCCAGGAGCATGTACAGCGACTGGAAGGTGTATTCAAATCCATCGGACAAAAAGCTGTAGCCAAAAAATGCGATGCCATGGACGGCCTTATCAAAGAAGGCGAAGGCATCATGGAAGAAACCGAACTCGGTGTAGTACGCGACGCCGGAATCATTGCCGCTTCTCAAAAGATCGAACATTATGAAATCGCCACTTATGGCACTTTGGCTGCTTTCGCTAAGACATTGGGCCATGATGAGGCACTGCAATTGCTTGTCATGACTTTGGAAGAGGAAAAGCAGGCAGACTCGCTGCTGACACAGATCGCCGAATCGCATATCAATCTTGACGCTGCCGCAGAAGATAAATAA
- a CDS encoding alpha/beta hydrolase has translation MRRLLLLVAVFLISATSFAAKVDTLDIKSTAMDRTLHAAVALPDSYAKSKGNYPVLYLLHGAWGHFNDWLKKTPDLNTVKDLADKYNIIIVMPEGEAFSFYIDSPTLKTSQFETFITKEVIAKIDGTYRTIANRNGRVITGLSMGGHGAMYLSVRHPDLYCAAGSMSGALDMGTIRKVESADEVNKMFKEVYGPEPPSDEELKSHAVIGMVDQFKANNMPLIIDIGVDDFLIESNREFHRRLVYEKIPHDYIERPGGHTWQYWQDSLPYQVLFFSKVFKGNGSAVKN, from the coding sequence ATGAGAAGACTATTGTTACTCGTTGCTGTTTTTTTGATTTCCGCCACTTCATTCGCTGCAAAAGTCGACACGCTCGATATCAAAAGCACCGCTATGGACCGCACGCTGCACGCTGCCGTCGCGCTTCCTGATTCTTACGCCAAAAGCAAAGGCAATTATCCTGTATTGTACTTGCTGCATGGGGCATGGGGCCATTTCAACGACTGGCTGAAGAAGACACCGGATTTGAATACCGTAAAAGACCTCGCCGACAAATACAACATCATCATCGTGATGCCGGAAGGGGAAGCCTTTAGTTTTTATATCGACAGCCCCACTTTAAAAACGTCCCAGTTTGAAACGTTCATTACCAAAGAAGTCATTGCCAAAATCGACGGCACCTACCGCACCATTGCCAACAGGAACGGCCGTGTGATCACTGGTTTATCGATGGGCGGCCATGGCGCGATGTATCTTTCAGTACGCCACCCCGACCTGTACTGCGCCGCCGGGAGCATGAGCGGTGCGCTCGATATGGGCACCATCCGCAAAGTAGAATCTGCAGACGAGGTGAATAAAATGTTTAAGGAGGTCTATGGCCCGGAACCGCCTTCTGATGAAGAACTGAAATCGCATGCCGTAATTGGGATGGTCGATCAATTCAAGGCCAACAACATGCCGCTGATCATCGACATCGGCGTGGATGATTTCCTGATTGAATCCAACCGCGAGTTCCACCGCAGGCTGGTATACGAAAAAATCCCACATGATTACATAGAGCGCCCGGGTGGGCATACATGGCAGTACTGGCAGGATTCGCTGCCGTACCAGGTGTTGTTTTTTTCGAAGGTTTTTAAGGGGAATGGCAGTGCAGTTAAGAATTAG
- a CDS encoding T9SS type A sorting domain-containing protein, translating to MKKTLLFFTLLSMGVAFAQGTHAIKLSGAPVPGTNSSVVATQSGHVSLQRATNAVSLLQPKKSEYTRVPLGQAPQSVYSAMVFNGNPDPVTAQVRLRIFNGAMNELATAVSAPEVVAANATSAELFVAPVFNPTVQGTYTFTYDKIIDGTPDSSDSVSYPVDFTGTLMARDDDNPAGALGIGAGNGGYLGQTFTFSEAATLSSVSIFHMGNNTGNGDSVEMACAVFKMVAGVPQLVYTAPSQQIADGAQANMLYYAVNPPMAIEAGDTLLLCAQEFGQTISVGLTPTIFTEGATYVNWPTSPFGGWAHNEDFGGGFNKAYMIRANLVCTLPDPAVAAAQEFCAGATVNNLNATGVGIEWFADAAGGTALAGNTALTTDTYYVSQHDGPCYSDRIPVAVTVNAVTSNTTTVVSCDNYTWAENGMTYTDSGVYNVVTGCHTEILDLTLTPSTINTTQVNACGSYTWSVNDVTYTGSGFYNVVTGCHTEILELTITPATSNTTVIDACDNYTWAENGVTYTDSGVYNVVTDCHTEILELTITPYTSNTTSVNACETYTWAENGVTYTDAGVYQAVSGCHTETLELTFTGVTSNTTAVEACDSYTWAENGITYTDSGIYEVVTGCHTEVLELTITPATSNITAISACDSYTWDQNNVTYTESGMYEVVTGCHTEMLELTITPTTVNTSVVSVCDAYTWDVNGVTYTETGNYDITNGCHTEILDLTITAGPFITVQPVSTEVAEGSTVFFSVAAENVGTYQWQGSADNGLSWLDIPEGSGFTGTNGATLEINGALITMDANGVLFRCVITNGNCNAISNEATLSVVLGIDPIGSNSVMLYPNPTHDRVQVATKAAAATVTVFDINGRLIYTQQLVNGSGDIDLTNVQAGVYLFRVATEKGTINKKVVKQ from the coding sequence ATGAAAAAAACATTACTCTTCTTTACTTTGCTTTCGATGGGCGTGGCCTTTGCACAGGGTACACACGCCATTAAGCTATCCGGCGCACCGGTACCGGGGACAAACAGTAGCGTTGTTGCCACGCAGTCAGGCCATGTATCGCTGCAAAGGGCCACCAATGCGGTGTCGCTATTACAGCCCAAAAAATCAGAATACACCCGTGTGCCTTTAGGGCAGGCCCCGCAGTCCGTCTACTCGGCAATGGTGTTCAATGGCAACCCGGACCCTGTAACGGCACAGGTGCGGCTGCGGATCTTTAACGGTGCGATGAATGAATTGGCTACGGCTGTCAGCGCACCAGAAGTCGTGGCAGCAAACGCCACGAGCGCAGAACTGTTTGTAGCGCCTGTGTTTAACCCCACAGTGCAGGGAACCTACACCTTTACCTATGATAAGATCATTGACGGCACACCGGACAGCAGTGACAGCGTCAGCTATCCCGTCGATTTTACCGGTACACTGATGGCACGCGATGATGACAACCCTGCAGGTGCGCTCGGCATCGGTGCCGGCAACGGTGGCTATCTTGGCCAGACGTTTACCTTCAGCGAGGCGGCTACTTTGTCCTCTGTCAGCATTTTCCATATGGGCAACAACACTGGCAACGGCGACAGCGTCGAGATGGCGTGTGCGGTATTCAAGATGGTAGCCGGGGTGCCGCAACTGGTCTATACCGCCCCTTCGCAGCAAATCGCCGATGGTGCGCAAGCAAACATGCTGTATTATGCGGTGAATCCTCCGATGGCTATCGAAGCCGGGGATACACTGTTGTTGTGCGCACAGGAATTTGGGCAGACGATATCCGTAGGGCTTACGCCAACTATCTTTACGGAAGGTGCCACGTATGTGAACTGGCCCACCAGTCCTTTTGGCGGCTGGGCACACAACGAAGACTTCGGTGGCGGTTTTAACAAGGCTTATATGATCCGGGCGAACCTCGTCTGTACGCTGCCTGATCCCGCAGTAGCTGCAGCACAGGAGTTTTGCGCCGGTGCGACAGTGAATAACCTGAATGCCACGGGAGTCGGTATCGAATGGTTTGCCGATGCGGCTGGTGGCACGGCACTGGCGGGCAATACGGCATTAACAACCGATACGTATTATGTTTCCCAGCATGATGGGCCGTGCTACAGTGACAGGATTCCTGTGGCAGTGACCGTGAATGCGGTAACGTCAAATACTACCACCGTAGTTTCCTGTGACAATTATACGTGGGCAGAGAACGGCATGACTTATACCGATTCGGGTGTTTATAATGTTGTGACCGGGTGCCACACCGAAATACTGGACCTGACGTTAACGCCATCGACCATAAATACTACCCAGGTCAATGCCTGCGGCAGCTATACATGGTCTGTAAACGATGTGACCTATACAGGCTCAGGCTTTTACAACGTCGTGACCGGCTGCCATACCGAAATACTGGAATTGACGATAACTCCTGCAACTTCAAACACTACCGTAATTGATGCCTGCGACAACTATACGTGGGCCGAAAACGGTGTGACCTATACCGACTCGGGTGTGTATAACGTCGTAACTGACTGCCATACCGAAATACTGGAGCTGACGATTACGCCTTACACTTCGAATACGACCTCCGTCAATGCCTGTGAAACCTATACCTGGGCAGAAAACGGTGTAACCTATACGGATGCCGGGGTGTACCAGGCCGTATCAGGATGCCATACCGAAACGCTGGAACTGACGTTTACCGGGGTGACTTCCAACACTACCGCCGTCGAAGCCTGCGACAGTTATACCTGGGCTGAAAACGGCATCACGTATACCGACTCAGGTATTTATGAAGTGGTCACGGGATGCCATACCGAGGTATTGGAGCTGACCATTACGCCTGCTACATCGAACATTACCGCCATCAGCGCCTGCGACAGCTATACCTGGGATCAGAATAATGTGACCTATACGGAGTCCGGGATGTATGAGGTGGTCACGGGCTGCCATACTGAAATGCTTGAGCTGACGATTACACCAACGACGGTCAATACTTCGGTAGTCAGCGTTTGCGACGCCTATACCTGGGATGTAAATGGCGTTACCTATACGGAAACCGGCAATTACGATATCACGAACGGCTGCCATACCGAAATACTTGACCTGACGATTACCGCTGGCCCATTTATTACGGTACAACCTGTGAGTACGGAGGTAGCTGAAGGCAGTACGGTATTCTTTTCGGTAGCGGCTGAGAATGTGGGTACGTACCAATGGCAGGGAAGTGCGGACAACGGACTGTCCTGGCTCGATATTCCGGAAGGCAGTGGTTTTACCGGTACCAACGGCGCTACGCTGGAGATCAATGGCGCACTGATTACGATGGATGCCAATGGCGTACTATTCAGATGCGTGATCACCAATGGCAACTGTAACGCGATCAGTAATGAGGCTACACTTTCGGTAGTGCTGGGCATCGATCCGATCGGATCAAACAGCGTCATGCTGTATCCAAACCCAACTCACGACCGTGTACAAGTGGCTACGAAAGCCGCGGCTGCGACTGTGACGGTGTTTGATATCAACGGCAGGCTGATCTATACACAACAACTTGTAAACGGCAGTGGAGACATCGACCTTACTAATGTGCAGGCCGGCGTCTACCTGTTCAGGGTGGCCACCGAAAAAGGCACCATCAATAAGAAAGTGGTGAAGCAATAA
- a CDS encoding DUF6731 family protein, producing the protein MKQKVTKPKAPKTDFINPKNTNVYYFQAFPADENMDDNDKELFFKIWDKQIFELKETYLSQDHADGNINIFDITTEHQRYVLGTFVYNQTTNIPPAFDEKENKPSALKIGNFEGLGYDSSFIYDTKTRILGIESKKPGTSVTSIIKFIETNFNISGFLLKDVVLPEEYKKFLKASDYTRVELDLAIPNNEMGILGTNARNPERIIELMQDLKGANAKIVISNGRSRTKKLSIKSVRDIANWFIKSDIGEDITKNLRITRVDADTNHSHIFDLISNRLITYLAVEKRRTISTFQIKSKYKQLLGDFLRYREQLELLQK; encoded by the coding sequence ATGAAACAGAAAGTAACAAAGCCGAAAGCGCCTAAGACCGATTTTATAAATCCAAAAAACACAAATGTATATTATTTTCAGGCCTTTCCAGCAGATGAAAACATGGATGATAATGACAAGGAATTATTCTTCAAAATTTGGGATAAACAAATATTTGAACTTAAAGAAACATATCTTTCACAAGATCATGCTGATGGAAATATAAATATTTTTGATATCACGACTGAGCATCAAAGATATGTCTTAGGTACATTTGTTTATAATCAAACGACCAACATACCACCAGCCTTCGATGAAAAAGAGAATAAGCCATCTGCTCTTAAAATTGGAAATTTTGAAGGTTTAGGATATGATAGTTCATTTATTTACGATACCAAAACTAGAATACTTGGAATTGAAAGCAAAAAACCGGGAACATCGGTAACTTCAATAATTAAGTTCATCGAAACAAATTTCAATATATCTGGCTTTTTGCTTAAGGATGTAGTTCTTCCTGAGGAATACAAAAAATTTCTTAAGGCTTCGGATTATACAAGAGTTGAATTGGATTTAGCAATTCCAAATAATGAGATGGGAATTTTGGGTACAAATGCACGAAATCCAGAAAGGATAATTGAGTTAATGCAAGATTTGAAAGGTGCAAATGCAAAAATTGTCATTTCCAACGGAAGAAGTCGGACAAAAAAGCTCTCAATTAAATCCGTAAGAGATATTGCAAACTGGTTTATCAAAAGCGATATCGGCGAAGACATAACTAAGAACTTACGTATAACTAGGGTTGACGCAGATACAAATCACTCTCATATTTTTGACTTAATTTCAAATAGATTAATTACTTACCTTGCAGTTGAGAAAAGAAGAACAATTAGTACCTTTCAAATCAAAAGTAAATACAAACAACTTTTAGGCGACTTTCTTCGATATCGTGAACAATTAGAACTGCTGCAAAAATAA
- a CDS encoding DUF6266 family protein → MGKFEKGILGGFRGTIGPVVGTNWRGIDVMRSRPKRSGRQPTEKQLEQRMVFALVIRFVNPLRSLLDKYFGQPANERSRADLASSYFLREATTGMYPDITLDYNKVIITKGELAGPQDAVLVAQANAMLEFTWTDNSGQPEAVSTDLLLVVVYNPEKARFQFDHTEQRSAGSLTVSLPDSWGGDVVHCWIGFTALGGYRASTSLHLTATVL, encoded by the coding sequence ATGGGAAAATTTGAAAAAGGAATCCTCGGCGGATTCAGGGGCACCATAGGGCCCGTAGTAGGAACCAACTGGCGCGGCATCGACGTGATGCGCAGCCGCCCCAAGAGAAGCGGCCGCCAGCCGACCGAAAAGCAGCTGGAACAGCGCATGGTGTTTGCGCTGGTCATCCGCTTCGTAAACCCGTTGCGCAGCCTACTCGACAAGTATTTCGGGCAGCCGGCCAACGAGCGCTCGCGTGCCGACCTGGCCTCGTCCTACTTCCTCAGGGAAGCGACCACAGGCATGTACCCGGACATCACGCTCGACTACAACAAGGTCATCATCACCAAAGGCGAACTCGCCGGGCCGCAGGATGCGGTGCTCGTGGCGCAGGCCAATGCGATGCTCGAATTCACCTGGACGGACAACTCGGGGCAGCCGGAGGCCGTGTCGACCGACCTGTTGCTGGTCGTCGTCTACAACCCCGAGAAGGCGCGCTTCCAGTTCGACCATACAGAACAGCGCAGCGCCGGATCGCTCACCGTCTCGCTGCCCGACAGCTGGGGTGGGGACGTGGTACACTGCTGGATCGGCTTTACCGCGCTGGGCGGATACCGCGCCTCGACAAGCCTGCACCTGACCGCGACCGTACTGTAA
- a CDS encoding helix-turn-helix domain-containing protein: MAIIVNLDVMMAKRKMSLNELSEKVDLTLSNLSILKTGKAKAIRFSTLEAICRVLDCQPGDILEFREDH; this comes from the coding sequence ATGGCCATAATTGTAAACCTTGATGTGATGATGGCCAAACGCAAGATGTCACTCAATGAACTTTCTGAAAAAGTCGACCTGACATTATCCAATCTTTCGATATTAAAGACCGGTAAAGCCAAAGCCATCCGTTTCTCGACGCTTGAAGCGATCTGCAGGGTATTGGATTGCCAGCCGGGTGATATCCTGGAATTTCGGGAGGATCATTGA
- a CDS encoding DUF2975 domain-containing protein, with protein METKISTKHVLKILYILSWIIFPFLCVDAGTYLFSAGYTHFINHNNADYWGLSVLYRFDSGYFAAEILLITIPLVLKAIMFYLIIKILHDKKLDMDNPFNEALQRFTLMISILAAGIGLFTMAAVNYTEWLRASVMMPEPGKLHLEGADIWLFMSAILFIIAQIFKRGVEIQTENQYTI; from the coding sequence ATGGAAACCAAAATCAGTACCAAACACGTCCTCAAAATCCTGTACATCCTGTCATGGATCATCTTTCCGTTCTTGTGCGTCGATGCAGGGACGTATCTTTTCAGTGCGGGCTACACGCATTTTATAAATCACAACAATGCGGATTACTGGGGGCTTTCCGTATTGTATCGCTTTGACTCCGGCTATTTTGCAGCGGAAATTCTGCTGATCACGATTCCGCTTGTGCTGAAGGCGATCATGTTTTACCTGATCATAAAAATACTGCACGATAAGAAACTCGACATGGACAATCCGTTTAACGAGGCGTTGCAGCGTTTTACGCTCATGATTTCCATACTTGCAGCAGGGATTGGACTTTTTACGATGGCTGCAGTCAATTATACCGAATGGCTTCGGGCTTCGGTCATGATGCCCGAACCCGGCAAGCTGCATCTTGAAGGTGCCGACATATGGTTGTTCATGAGCGCCATACTATTCATCATTGCGCAAATCTTCAAACGGGGCGTCGAAATACAAACCGAAAACCAATACACCATATAA
- a CDS encoding proline dehydrogenase family protein — MEKIFNNTQTAFALKTDTELDRAYFLFKMIASEPLVRIGTAVTNFAIKAHLPVEGLIRATVFDHFCGGVNEADCLPVVDKMFTKGVSSVLDYSVEGKEEEAQFDAALQMTLKTIHFAEERQSIPFAVFKPTGFGRFELYEKLGEKQTLTAEEQAEWHRVVERFDHVCKVAHDKDVALLIDAEESWMQDAADDLVADMMRKYNKNKAIVFNTLQMYRHDRMDYLKKLHEQAKAEGFYIGMKIVRGAYMEKEHKRAEEKGYPTPICASKQATDDNYDAAILYMTEHLDHMAIFAGTHNEDSSYKLMELMQQHHISKNDQRIWFGQLYGMSDNISFNLAANDYHVAKYLPFGPVRDVMPYLIRRAEENTSVAGQTSRELSLIKAERNRRKGK; from the coding sequence ATGGAAAAAATCTTCAACAATACACAAACCGCATTTGCCCTTAAGACCGATACCGAACTCGACCGTGCCTATTTCCTTTTTAAGATGATTGCCAGCGAACCGCTGGTACGTATCGGGACGGCGGTGACGAACTTTGCCATTAAGGCGCATTTGCCAGTAGAAGGGTTGATCCGTGCGACGGTTTTTGATCACTTCTGCGGCGGCGTCAATGAGGCAGATTGCCTGCCTGTGGTGGATAAGATGTTTACCAAGGGCGTGTCGTCTGTACTGGATTATTCTGTGGAAGGGAAGGAAGAGGAGGCACAGTTTGATGCGGCGCTGCAAATGACACTGAAGACGATCCATTTTGCCGAAGAAAGGCAGTCGATCCCGTTTGCGGTGTTCAAGCCGACGGGTTTCGGACGTTTTGAACTGTATGAGAAGTTGGGTGAAAAGCAAACGCTTACCGCAGAAGAACAGGCAGAATGGCACCGCGTAGTAGAGCGTTTCGACCATGTCTGTAAAGTTGCCCATGACAAGGATGTCGCCTTACTCATCGATGCCGAGGAAAGCTGGATGCAGGATGCTGCCGATGATCTTGTTGCCGACATGATGCGCAAATACAATAAAAACAAGGCCATTGTTTTCAATACCCTGCAGATGTACCGCCACGACCGTATGGATTACCTGAAGAAATTGCACGAACAGGCAAAAGCGGAAGGATTCTATATCGGAATGAAGATCGTGCGTGGCGCGTATATGGAAAAAGAGCACAAACGCGCGGAGGAAAAAGGGTACCCCACACCGATCTGCGCCAGCAAGCAGGCCACCGACGACAATTATGATGCCGCCATACTTTACATGACAGAACACCTTGACCATATGGCTATTTTCGCCGGGACCCACAACGAGGACAGTTCGTATAAACTGATGGAACTGATGCAGCAGCATCATATTTCTAAAAACGACCAGCGCATCTGGTTCGGGCAGTTGTATGGCATGAGCGACAACATCAGCTTTAACCTTGCTGCAAATGATTATCATGTGGCGAAGTACCTACCCTTTGGGCCGGTACGTGATGTGATGCCTTACCTGATCCGCCGCGCTGAAGAAAACACTTCCGTTGCCGGACAAACCAGCCGCGAGCTGTCGCTGATCAAAGCAGAGCGAAATCGCAGGAAAGGGAAATAG
- a CDS encoding carboxymuconolactone decarboxylase family protein: METRVNINEVQPQAYKALFALEGYMATTNIPKKHKELIKIRASQINGCAFCIDMHTKDAIKNGETNQRIFLLNAWRETALFTEEEKVILAITEEITLIHKHGLSSETYHKAVQLFGENTVAQLIMGVVAINAWNRIAISTNLEPAE, encoded by the coding sequence ATGGAAACCAGAGTCAACATCAATGAAGTACAGCCACAGGCTTACAAAGCCCTTTTTGCCCTTGAAGGATATATGGCAACAACCAACATTCCTAAAAAACACAAAGAACTGATTAAAATCAGGGCGTCACAAATCAATGGCTGCGCCTTCTGTATTGATATGCACACCAAAGATGCCATAAAAAATGGCGAAACCAACCAACGCATTTTCCTCCTGAATGCCTGGCGCGAAACGGCCTTATTCACTGAAGAAGAGAAAGTCATCCTGGCCATCACCGAGGAAATTACACTGATCCATAAACACGGGCTGTCTTCTGAAACCTACCATAAGGCAGTACAGCTTTTCGGTGAAAATACCGTAGCACAGCTGATTATGGGCGTTGTCGCAATCAATGCATGGAACAGGATAGCGATCAGCACGAACCTTGAACCGGCGGAATAG
- a CDS encoding Crp/Fnr family transcriptional regulator — protein MNGIFREHLEKFITVNDTEYLAIAAFFQVIDVRKKDNLLVEGEPCRWHYFVLNGCLRKFFINDKGVEQTTEFAIETWWMTDNMAYEHKRPTDFYIQAVEDAAVLYIDWETQEQLVAEFPQMERYFRFVYQRAFAAAQIRLKYLYDFSKEEIYDHLCRMQPAFVQRIPQYLIASYLGFTPEYLSEIRKKKRS, from the coding sequence ATGAACGGAATATTCAGGGAACATCTGGAAAAATTCATTACGGTAAATGATACCGAATATCTCGCCATTGCCGCTTTTTTTCAAGTAATTGATGTCAGGAAGAAAGACAACCTTCTTGTTGAAGGGGAGCCCTGCCGATGGCATTATTTTGTGTTGAACGGATGCCTGCGCAAGTTTTTTATAAATGATAAAGGTGTCGAGCAGACGACGGAATTCGCCATTGAGACCTGGTGGATGACCGACAACATGGCTTATGAGCACAAACGCCCCACTGATTTTTACATCCAGGCAGTAGAGGATGCTGCCGTATTATACATCGACTGGGAAACACAGGAACAACTGGTGGCGGAATTCCCACAAATGGAACGTTATTTCCGGTTTGTGTACCAACGCGCTTTTGCCGCGGCACAAATCAGGCTGAAATACCTGTACGATTTCTCCAAAGAAGAGATTTACGATCACCTGTGCCGCATGCAGCCTGCCTTCGTACAGCGTATCCCACAATACCTTATAGCATCTTATTTAGGATTTACGCCTGAATACTTAAGTGAAATCAGGAAGAAGAAACGTTCTTAA
- a CDS encoding helix-turn-helix domain-containing protein, producing MKNHYHKPNLLLAACVNSVLVMEGFSGSDANSLPVFTNGLPTMVCRTEKDGKGKERLLQWSLFGKSPSVEDWKLGLNATTIVYFFKPFEMACLFNISSDKLSEIPFDLSDWNASKYNELQQQLMHAKSPSEKLSLFDNLLISEFHNNKQISDIIRHATDTMMLNPDAAVLPEILNTLNINERTLQRLFKKYIGVTPTQYRRACQFQLSFGQLHANRFDKISDVAFDSGFSDQSHFIRSFREFTSITPNDYVKNGLKGKKG from the coding sequence ATGAAAAACCATTATCACAAACCGAACCTGTTACTTGCAGCATGCGTCAATAGCGTCCTTGTAATGGAAGGTTTTTCTGGATCGGATGCGAACAGCCTGCCTGTTTTTACAAATGGTTTGCCCACGATGGTCTGCCGTACAGAAAAGGATGGTAAAGGCAAGGAAAGATTGTTGCAATGGTCGCTTTTTGGAAAATCACCGTCTGTGGAAGATTGGAAGCTTGGCCTTAATGCCACCACGATTGTGTATTTCTTTAAGCCCTTTGAAATGGCGTGCCTGTTTAATATTTCTTCGGATAAACTATCTGAAATACCGTTTGATTTAAGTGATTGGAATGCTTCAAAATACAATGAACTCCAACAGCAATTGATGCATGCGAAATCTCCTTCTGAAAAACTGTCATTATTTGACAACCTGCTGATTTCAGAATTCCATAACAATAAGCAGATCAGCGATATCATCCGCCATGCCACCGATACGATGATGCTTAATCCCGATGCAGCAGTGTTACCGGAAATCTTAAATACGCTGAACATCAACGAACGCACATTGCAAAGGCTCTTTAAGAAATATATTGGTGTGACCCCTACACAATACCGTCGCGCCTGCCAGTTTCAATTGTCGTTCGGGCAGTTGCATGCAAACCGGTTTGATAAAATATCGGATGTGGCTTTCGACAGCGGATTTTCCGACCAAAGTCATTTTATACGTTCTTTCAGGGAGTTTACAAGCATTACCCCGAATGATTACGTTAAGAATGGACTCAAAGGAAAAAAAGGGTAG